The region GTCGTCATCGTCGCCCAGCGGGTGTCCACCATCCGGGGCGCCGATCTGATCGTGGTGCTCGACGCGGGGCGGATCGTCGGCGCCGGTACCCACGGCGAGCTGATGGCCGGCAACGAGACCTACCGCGAGATCGTGCTCTCCCAGCTCACCGAACAGGAGGCGGCATGAGCGGCACCTCGGCACCCCGCAGGGGCCCGGCGCCCGGCGCCGGACCCGGCCGCTTCATGGGCGGGCAGCCGACCGAGCGGTCCCTGGACTTCCGCGGCTCCGGCCGCCGGCTGCTGGCCCGGCTCCGCCCCGAGCGCGGTATCGCGCTGCTGGTGCTCGCGCTGGGCACGGGCAGCGTCGCGCTCGCGGTGGCGGGTCCGAAGATCCTCGGCGAGGCGACCGACCTGATCTTCGCGGGCCTCATCGGACGGCAACTGCCCGACGGGGCCGGCAAGGAGCAGGCCGTCCAGTGGCTGCGCGACAGGGACCAGGGCACGGTCGCCGACATGGTGGCCTCGATGGACGTCACCCCCGGCCAGGGCATCGACTTCCACGCGGTCGGCATCGTGCTGCTGTGGGCCACGGCGTTGTACGTCGTCGCCGCGCTTCTGGGCCTGGTGCAGGCGCGGGTGGCCACGGCCATCGTCCAGCGCGCGGTCTTCCGGCTGCGCGAGGACGTGGAGCACAAGCTGGCGCGGCTGCCGCTGTCGTACTTCGACAAGCAGTCGCGCGGTGAGGTGCTCTCGCGCGCCACCAACGACATCGACAACATCCAGCAGACGCTGCAGCAGACCCTCAGCCAGATCCTGGCCTCGCTGCTGACGATCGTGGGCGTGCTGTCGATGATGTTCTGGATCTCGCCGCTGCTGGCGCTGGTGGCGCTGATCACCGTCCCGGTCTCGGTGTGGGTGACGACGCGCATCGGCAAGCGCGCCCAGCCGCAGTTCGTCGCCCAGTGGAAGACCACGGGCAAGCTCAACGCCCATATCGAGGAGATGTACACCGGCCACTCGCTGGTGAAGGTCTTCGGGCGGGAGAAGGAGTCCGCGGAGCTGTTCCGGGAGCAGAACGACAAGCTCTACGCGGCGGGCTTCAAGGCCCAGTCCATCTCCGGGCTGATCCAGCCCTCGATGATGTTCATCGGGAACCTCAACTATGTGCTGGTGGCCGTGGTCGGCGGGCTCCGGGTGGCCTCCGGCGCGCTGTCGATCGGCGATGTCCAGGCGTTCGTCCAGTACTCCCGGCAGTTCAGCCAGCCGCTCACCCAGGTGGCCTCCATGGCCAACATGGTGCAGTCGGGCGTGGCCTCCGCCGAGCGGGTCTTCGAGCTGCTGGACGCGCCGGAGCAGAGCGCGGAGCCGGTGGACGCGCGGCGGCCGGAGGCGGTGCGGGGGCAGGTCGCGTTCGAGGACGTCTCCTTCCGCTACCAGCCGGAGACACCGCTCATCGACGGCCTGTCGCTGTCGGTGCGGCCCGGGCAGACGGTGGCCATCGTCGGCCCGACCGGCGCCGGGAAGACCACGCTGGTCAATCTGCTGATGCGGTTCTACGAGGTCAGCGGCGGGCGGATCACGCTGGACGGGGTGGACATCGCCGAGATGTCACGGGAGGAGCTGCGCTCCCATATCGGGATGGTGCTGCAGGACACCTGGCTGTTCGGTGGGACGATCGCCGAGAACATCGCGTACGGCGCGCAAGGGGCGACCTTCGAGAAGATCGTCGAGGCGGCGACGGCCACCTATGTGGACCGCTTCGTACGGACCCTGCCGGACGGCTACGACTCGGTGATCGACGAGGAGGGCTCCAATGTCAGCGCCGGGGAGAAGCAGCTCATCACGATCGCCCGGGCGTTCCTCTCCGAGCCGTCGATCCTGGTGCTGGACGAGGCCACCAGCTCGGTCGACACCCGTACCGAGGTCCTCATCCAGCGGGCGATGGCCTCGCTGCGGAGCGGCCGTACCAGCTTCGTGATCGCGCACCGGCTGTCGACCATCCGGGACGCGGACGTGATCCTGGTGATGGAGTCGGGGCGGATCGTGGAGCAGGGCTCGCATGACGCGCTGCTCGCGGCGGGCGGTGCGTACGCCCGGCTGTACGCGTCCCAGTTCGCGGAGCCCGTGGCGGAGGCCGAGTAGCCGCGCTCGCCCGGGGGCCGTTGCGGCGCGGGCCGCTCAGCCAGGGGCCCCTCAGGCGTGGGCCGCCGCCCAGTCGGCGATGCGGTCCAGCAGGGCGGGGGAGGCGGCGGTCTCGGCGTGGCCGAAGCCCGGTTCGATCCACAGCTCCGAGGCGGACGGGTCCGCCGCCGACGCCAGCATCCGCGGATGGTCCAGCGGGAAGTACGGATCCCGGTCGCCGTGCACGATCAGCAGCGGCGTCGGCGCGATCAGCGGCGCCGCGGCCACCGGGGACAGCGGATCGACGGCCCACCCGCGCGGGTCGATCCGGGTGCGCAGCCCGTAGCGGGAGACCAGTCGGCCCGCCGGCCGGGTGATCGCCCAGTGGACCCGCCGCATGGGCGCGGTGCCCCGGTAGTACCAGCGGGCGGGTGCGCTCACCGCGACCACGGCATCGGGCGCGGCGCCGTCGGCCGCCTCGCCGGGCGCGCCCGGCGCCTGGCCGCCCGTCGAGGCGGCCGCGGGGTCCGTGCGCCCTGGCGAGCGCCCCGTGCGCTCCCCATCGTGTGCGACATGCACCGGCTGCATTTCTTCGTTCTTCCCGTACAGCGCCGCCTGCCGGATCACCACCGACCCGCCCATCGAGAAGCCGACCGTGACGACCCGCCGATGCCCGAGGCGACGCGCCCAGCGCACCGCGGCGGCCAGGTCCAGCACCTCGCGATCGCCGACCGTGGACCGCCCGCCGGACCGGCCATGGCCCCGGAACGAGAACGTGATCACGGCCGTACGCTGGCGAAACGCCGACGCCACCCGTCGTAGCGCGGGGCGCTCCAGGGCGCCGGTGAACCCGTGCCCGACCACCAGCACGAGATGGTCGGAGGGTTCGGTGCCGGGCGCCGGGGAAGGCTCGTACAGCGCCTCGATCGAGACGCCGTCATCGGTCAGCAGCGTGGCCCGCCGCTCTCCTGTCATTTCCGTGAAAGGACAACGGGGAGCAGATTGAGCCTCTCGGGCACATGTCATGTGGGTTATTCTGCTGTGAAGAGGATCCGGGCAACGTAGCCCCCGGGTCCTTTTGTGCTTTCGGGGCGTGATGCGCGTTTGAGCGCACCGTCGCTCCAAGGGTGCGGAGCGTGACCGTACGAAGTAGTAGCCGCAGACTCCCCCGGGCGCGGCCCGGGAGGTGCCCCTCTCGCAAGGGACCGAGGAGGAACCGACGTAATGGGCGAGCGAAGCGTGCACAACCTCGAGAACATGGCCGGGGCGGGTGGTGGACGATGAGTTCCCTCCTGCTGCTGACCAACGCACTTCAGCCCTCGACGGAGGTGCTCCCCGCCCTCGGCCTCCTGCTGCACAGCGTGCGGGTGGCTCCCGCCGAAGGCCCGGCCCTGGTGGACACCCCGGGAGCCGATGTCATCCTGATCGACGGCCGCCGCGATCTGCCGCAGGTGCGCAGCCTGTGCCAGTTGCTGCGGTCCACCGGCCCCGGCTGCCCGCTGATCCTGGTGGTGACCGAGGGCGGGCTGGCCGCCGTCACCGCCGACTGGGGCGTCGACGACGTCCTGTTGGACACCGCGGGCCCGGCGGAGGTCGAGGCCCGGCTGCGGCTGGCCATGGGCCGCCAGCAGATCACCACCGACGACAGCCCGACGGAGATCCGCAACGGCGATCTGTCGGTCGACGAGGCCACCTACAGCGCCAAGCTCAAGGGGCGTGTGCTCGATCTCACATTCAAGGAGTTCGAGCTGCTGAAGTATCTCGCGCAGCACCCCGGCCGGGTCTTCACCCGGGCGCAGCTCCTGCAGGAGGTCTGGGGCTACGACTACTTCGGCGGCACCCGCACCGTGGACGTCCATGTCCGGCGGCTGCGCGCCAAGCTGGGCCCGGAGCACGAGTCCCTGATCGGCACCGTGCGGAACGTGGGCTACCGCTTCGTCGCGCCGGAGAAGGTCGAGCGCGCCGCCGAGGAGGCCCGGGCCAACGCCGCGGCGCGGGGCGCCGCGCCGGGCGACGCGGCGCGCGGCGAGCACCCCGGCGAGGCGCCCGGCTCCGTGGCGAGGGCCGCTGCCGCACGACCGGCCAACAGCTAGCTGGACCCGCGTAGACTTCGCGCGTGGCCAAGGTGACGCGGGATGATGTGGCAAGGCTTGCGGGGACTTCGACCGCGGTCGTCAGTTACGTCATCAATAACGGACCCCGGCCGGTCGCCCCGGCCACGCGCGAGCGGGTGCTTGCCGCGATCAAGGAGCTCGGCTACCGGCCGGACCGCGTCGCGCAGGCGATGGCGAGCCGCCGGACCGATCTCATAGGGCTGATCGTTCCGGACGCCCGGCAGCCGTTCTTCGCGGAGATGGCACACGCCGTCGAGCAGGCGGCCGCCGAGCGCGGAAAGATGGTGCTGGTCGGCAACTCCGACTACCTCGACGAGCGCGAAGTGCACTATCTGCGCGCCTTCCTGGGGATGCGGGTGTCCGGGCTGATCCTCATCAGCCAGGGCCCGAGCGAGAACGCGGCGGCCGAGATCGAGGCGTGGGACGCCCGGGTGGTGCTGCTGCACGAGCGGCCCGAGGCGATCGACGACGTGGCGGTGGTGCTGGACGACGTCGGCGGCGCGCAGCTCGCGGTGCGGCATCTGCTGGAGCACGGCCATGACTACGTGGCGTGCCTCGGCGGCACCGAGATAACCCCGACCATCGGCGACCCCGTCACCGACCACGTCGAGGGCTGGCGCCGCGCGATGCACGAGGCGGGCCGCCCCACGGAGGGGCGGCTCTTCCAGGCCCCGTACAACCGGTACGACGCCTATAAGGTCGCCCTCGACCTGCTGGCCGGCCCCGACCGGCCCCCGGCCATCTTCTGCGCCACCGACGACCAGGCTTTCGGGGTGCTGCGGGCCGCGCGTGAGCTGCGGATCGAGGTACCGCAGGAGCTGGCGGTGGCCGGCTTCGACGATGTGAAGGAAGCCCACCTCACCGACCCCCCGCTGACCACGGTCGGCTCCGACCGCCCCGCGATGGCGCGCGCCGCGGTCGATCTGGTGCTGGACGACGGCGTCCGCCTGGCCAGCTCCCGCCGCGAGCGGGTCAAGCAGTTCCCGTCGGCCCTGGTGGTCCGCCACTCCTGCGGCTGCGTCTAGCGCGGAGCGCTTCTGTCGGGGTCGGGGCCCTGGGACCCCGACGACCCCTGTTGTCTTCACCGTCCGGCGGGTTCGGCCCTGCGGGCCGGTTGTGCTGTGGGGGAGAGGCGCCTGCCTTGCGGGTGCGCGCCGGTGTGGAGGCCCGTTCTGGGGTCGGCGTCCGCCGCGCCCTGTGGGCTGCTTTCCCGGCGGGCGGCGCCCGCGCGTCGCGGGGCCCTGCGGCCCCGCGAACCGATGCCATGCGCGGCGCGTGCCCGCCCAGTGGCCTCCCCTGCGGAGAGATTCCGCGCTTGCGAGGCTTGTGATCCCGGCGTTCCATGGCTGGGCCCCGATGTTCGCGGAGGCGCCGCGCCCTGCGGGTGGTGTGCGCCTCCGGGGCGCAGCGTCCGCCTTACGGCGGCGTGCCGGCGGGGCGCGACGCCCACGTTCTGCGGCGGGACTTCGCTGACCTGCGGTGCGGCCGAGGGGGTTTGGGGTCGGCGGGGCCGAGGGGGTTGCGGCGTCCCTCGGCGCCCCGGCAGGCGCGCCCCCGCGGGGGCCTTATGTCGGGCATACCGACTTCTGGTGGGGTTCTTAGCGGGCACTCAGGGGACTCTCATACTTCGGTCGCACAGTCATAGACATGACGGACAGCACCCGCCGTAGCGGCGCAGACGAGCCCTATCCCTTCTCGTACGGCGGTGGTGCGGGGTATCCCGATCCGCCCGGGTATGAGCCTCAGCAGGCGGTCACCACGCCGTCCGGGGTCACCGTGTGGCCGAGTGGTGGCAGTGGTGGTGGGGGCGGGGTCGGGGAGGAGGGCGGGGCGTTCGCGGGTGAGGGGGCGCATGGTGGCGGAGGGCGGCGCAGGGCGCGGGCGTCGCGTCCGGTCGCGCTGATCGCGGCCGTGGCGGCGGTCGCGGCGCTCGTGGGCGGCGGGGCGGCCGCGCTGGTCACCAACGCCACGCAGAAGTCCGACACCACGGTCTCCACCCCTGTGGTCAACGCCAAATCCACCAGCAGCAGCGGGGTTTCGGCCGTCGCGGCGGCCGTCAGCCCCAGCATCGTGGAGGTCAGCGCGAGCGGCACCAGCGGTCAGTCCACCGGTTCCGGCGTGGTCATCACCAGCGGCGGCGAGGTCATCACCAACAACCATGTGGTCTCCGGCGCCGACTCGATCAAGGTGACCTTCAGCGACGGCAGTAAGAAGACCGCGACGGTCGTCGGCACCGACAGCAAGAAGGACCTCGCGCTGATCAAGGTGGAGGGTGCGAGCGGGCTCAAGCCCGCGGCCCTCGGCGACTCCAGCAAGGTCACGGTGGGCGACCAGGTCGTGGCCATCGGCTCGCCGGAGGGCCTTACCGGCACCGTCACCAGCGGCATCGTCTCCGCGCTCGACCGCGAGGTCACCGTCTCCACGGACCAGAGCCAGGGCCAGGGGCAAGGCGGCCAGGGGCAAGGCGGTCAGGGGCAGGGTGGCGGCGGCGGTCAGTGGCCCTTCGAGTTCGGCGGCGGCCGGTACAACGGCGACGTCGGCGAGTCGACCACCACCTACAAGGCCCTCCAGACCGACGCCTCGCTCAACCCCGGCAACTCCGGCGGCGCGCTGATCAACATGAGCGGCCAGGTCATCGGCATCAACTCCGCGATGTACTCGGCGGCCTCGGGCCAGAGCTCAAGCAGTGCGGGCAGCGTCGGCCTCGGCTTCTCGATCCCGGTCAACACGGTCAAGTCCGATCTCGCCTCCCTGCGCTCGGGCGGCAGTGACGGCAACGCCTGACCGACCCACGTGCGAGGCTGGCAGCAGCGCGGCGGAGCAGCGACGGAGCCATTCCCGCGGAGCGGCTCGCTCGGCAGCGCGGCCACCTCCCCGCCCACCGTCATCGTGATCGTGAAGGAAACCGACCCATGAGCCCCGCCGACCACGGCGATCAGCCCGCCCGCATCCTGATCGTCGACGACGAGCCGGCCGTCCGGGAAGCCCTGCAGCGCAGCCTCGTCTTCGAGGGCTACGCGACCGAGACCGCCGTGGACGGACTGGACGCGCTGGACAAGGTCGGCTCCTACGACCCCGAACTGATCGTGCTCGATGTGCTGATGCCCCGGATGGACGGGCTGACCGCCGCGCGGCGGCTGCGCGCCACCGGGGTGACGCTGCCGATCCTCATGCTCACCGCGCGGGACACGGTCGGCGACCGGGTCACCGGGCTCGACGCGGGCGCGGATGACTACCTCGTCAAACCCTTCGAACTGGACGAACTGCTGGCCCGCCTCCGCGCCCTGCTGCGCCGCAGCTCCTACACGGGCCTTCAGGGCGCGGCGCTCCCTGAGGGCGACGTGATGGCCTTTGGCGATCTGCGGATGGACCTGACCACCCGCGATGTCACCCGGGGCGGGCGCCGCGTCGAGCTGACGCGCACCGAGTTCACCCTGCTGGAGATGTTCCTGGCCCATCCCCGTCAGGTGCTCACCCGTGAGCAGATCCTGAAGGCGGTGTGGGGCTTCGACTTCGAGCCGTCGTCCAACTCGCTGGACGTGTACGTGATGTATCTGCGCCGTAAGACCGAGGCGGCCGGTGAGCCGCGGCTCGTGCACACCGTGCGCGGGGTGGGGTATGTGCTGCGGCCCGCGGAGGGCGATCCCTCGTGAGGTTCCACAGATTGCCGCTGCGCTCGCGGCTGGCCCTGCTGACCGCGGTGGCTGTCGCGGTGGCGGTGGCGGTGTCCGCGTTCGCGTGCTGGCTGATCGTCCGGGAGCAGCTCAGCGCCCAACTCGACTCGTCCCTGCGCAACGTCAAGGTGGACGAGCGCAATGTGCTGAGCATCCTGGAGGCGTGCCAGAGCCCCGAGGGCGCCGACGGCCACACCCCGCGCGCCCTCGGCTCGTACTCCGTGCAGATCGTGCTGGCCGACGGAAGCCGCTGCACCCAGCCCGGGGCCACCCAGCTCCCGGTGACCACCGCCGATGTGGAGGTGGCCGTCGGGCAGCGGCCGAACGCGCTGCATGACGCGACGGGCGCGGGCGGCGGCGGGGACATGCGGGTGTACACCTACCGGCCGACCGAGGGCCCCGGCAGCCCGCTGCCGCGCGGGATCGCCGTCTCCATGGCCCGCCCGCTGAGCGAGGTCCAGCATCCGCTGGGCACGCTCACCCTCGTCCTCGCGCTCGTCGCCGGGGTCGGCGTCGTCGGCGCGGGCGCCGCGGGCCTGTGGATCGCCAGGACCGGGCTCAAGCCCGTGGACCGGCTGACCGAGGCGGTCGAGCATGTGGCCCGCACGGAGGATCTGGCCGTCCGCATCCCGGCGGAGGGCGATGACGAGATCGCCCGGCTGTCCCGGTCGTTCAACTCCATGACGGCGGCCCTCACCTCCTCCCGCGACCGTCAGCAGCAGCTCATCGCGGATGCCGGACATGAGCTGCGCACCCCGCTCACCTCGCTGCGGACCAATATCGAACTGCTCGCCCGCAGCGAGGAGACCGGCCGCGCGCTGCCGCCCGCCGACCGTAAGGCGCTCATGGGGAGCGTCAAGGCGCAGATGACCGAGCTGGCCGCGCTGATCGGCGATCTGCAGGAGCTGTCCCGGCCCGACGCCCTGCCCGGCAGCGGCCCCCCGCAGGTGATCGCCCTGCACGAGGTGGCGCGGACGGCCCTGGAGCGGGCCCGGCTGCGCGGTGCGCATCTCACGATCAACGCCTCGATCGAGCCCTGGTACGTCCGCGGCGAGGCGGCCACGCTGGAGCGGTCGCTGGTCAACCTCCTCGACAACGCCGTGAAGTTCAGCCCATCGGGTGGTGTGATCGACGTTGTCCTCAGAAGCGGAGAGGTAAGGGTGCGCGACCACGGCCCCGGCATCCCCGCCGAGGAACTGCCGCATGTCTTCGAGCGCTTCTGGCGCTCCCCGTCCGCCCGCAGCATGCCCGGTTCGGGGCTCGGCCTGTCGATCGTGGCCCGTACGGTCCAGCAGGCAGGCGGCCAGGTGGGGCTGGAAGCGGCCCCGGGCGGCGGCACCGTCGCCTGGATCAGGCTCCCGGGGGCGCCGACGGCTCCGCCGGGGATCGACGTCGACTGAGCGTGGCCCGGCGCGGCCGGGCGTGGGGTCCGGCGCGGCCTGGTGTGGCCTGGTGTGGCCTGGTGTGGCCTGGCCTGGCGCGGCCCGGTGCGGCCTGACACGGCGCGGCACGGCCCGGTACGGCCTGGCCCGGCCCGGCGGGGTCCGGCTCGGCGCCGGTCCGGCTCAGCCCGGTGTGGGTCCGGTCCGGCGCCGGTCCGGCTCGGTCCGACGTGGCCTGGCGCCGGCCCGGCCCAGCGCGGTCCGGTCCGGCCCGGCTCGGCGGGGGCCAGCTCGGCTCGACTCGGCGGGGGCCAGCTCGGTCCGACGTGGCCTGGCGCGGGGTCCGGCTCGGCTCGGTCCGCGGGGGTTCTGCTCAGCGGTCCGGCCTGCCCCAGAGCGGGTCCGGAGCGGCCCGGCCTGACCTAGCGCGATTCCGGAGCGGTCCGGCCTGGCTCGGCGGGGGCCAGCTCGGTCCGACGTGGCCTGGCGCGGGGTCCGGCTCGGCTCGGTCCGCGGGGGTTCTGCTCAGCGGTCCGGCCTGCCCCAGAGCGGGTCCGGAGCGGCCCGGCCTGACCTAGCGCGATTCCGGAGCGGCCCGGCCTGGCTCGGCGGGGTCCGCCTCGGCTCGGTCCGGCCCGGTCCGTTCAGCCCGGTCCGCTCAGCCCGGCCCGTTCAGCCCGTTCAGCTCGGTCCGCTCGGTGCGCCCGGTCCGGCTGAGCCCGGACGAGGCCAGCCCGCCCCCCATCAGAACGGCCCGAGCCGGAGCGTCGGTTGGGGGTCCGTGCTCGTCGGGGAGCCGCCCAGGGGGCGGTCCAACGAGCCGCCCTCCAGGGGGCCCTCCAGAGCGCCGTTCCCGGAGCCGTGCAGCCGGGCGTACGCGCCGTTCAGCGCCAGCAGTTCGCGATGGGTGCCGGTCTCCACCACCCTCCCGTGGTCCAGCACCAGGATGCGGTCCGCGTCCGGTGCCAGGTTCAGATCGTGGGTGATCATGAGCGTGGTGCGGCCGGACATCAGCCGCCGCAGCGGCCGGACGACGCGCCGCGCGGCCAGCGCGTCCAGACCGGTGGTGGGCTCGTCCAGGACGAGGACGGGCGCGTCGCGCAGCATTGCGCGGGCGATGGCGATGCGCTGCAATTGGCCGCCGGACAGCCGCGCCGTATGCGGGTCGATCCGGGTGTCGTAGCCCTCCGGCAACGCCGTGATGAAGTCGTGCGCGGCGGCGTCCCGCGCCGCCCGGACGATCTCGTGCTCGGCGGCCCCGGGGCGGCCGCAGGCGATGTTCTCGCGGATGGTGTCGTGCAGGATCAGGGTCTCCTGCGGCAGCAGCGTCACGTTCGTCCGCAGAAAGCCCAGCGGCATCGCGTACAGGGGCACGCCGTCGAGCCGTACGTATCCCTCCGCCGGGTCGTAGAAGCGCGTCAGCAGTTTGGAGACGGTGGACTTGCCCGCCCCGCTCGCCCCGGTGATCAGCACGAACTCACCCGGCCGGGCGGTGAACGAGACGTCGGCCAGGGTGCGCCGGTCGCCCCCGGGGTAGCGGAAGCCGACCCGGTCGAACTCCACCGTGCCGTGCACCCGCCACGGCGCCACCGCGGCCCCGGGCGGCGGATCGCTCACGGCGGGCTCGGCGTCGAGGATCTCCAGCAGCCGCTCGGCGCCCGCCGTCGCCGCCGTAAGGGTGAGACCGAGCTGTCCGAGGTTGCGGATCGGCGGATAGAGATAGCCGAGGAAGGCGGCGAAGGCCAGCAACTGCCCGATGGTCATCCGGTCCTGGGAGATCTCCCAGGCGCCGAGCCCGATCACGGCGAGCACGCACAGCGTCTCGATGACCTCGACCAGTTGCTCGTACAGCTCGCTCATCCGGGCACCGGCCACCGACGCCCGCATCCACGCACGGGCCTCCCGGCCCAGCCGCCGCTCCTCGGCGTCCTTACGGTTGTACGCCTGCGTCAGCACGACGTTGCCGAGCGACTCCTCCACGACGGAGGTGATCGCACCGTCGGCGACCCGCTCGTCCCTCGCCACCGACCCGATCCGCCCGGAGAAGCGTCGCGCGGCCAGCCAGAAGAGCGGCGCCAGGACAAAGGTGACCAGCGCCAGGTCCCAGCGCAACTGGAAGGCGGCGACCGAGAAGAAGACCGTGCTGAAGAGGGCGGCGACGGTGCTCACCACCCCGGAGACCACCATCTGCTCGATGGACTCCACGTCCCCGGTGAGGCGTTCGACCAGATCGCCCTGGCGGTGGCGCTGGAAGAAGTGCGGCGGCAGATCCTGCACATGCGCGAAGACCCGGGCCCGCAGCCGCAGTACGAACCGCTCGGCGATCCATACGGCGAGCGAGTTGCCCGTATAGCCGACGGCCGCGCCGAGCACCGCGACCGCGAGCCACTGCGCGGCAGGCACCCAGAACGCGCCGAGCGAGCCCTGCCGCAGGGCGTTGTCGGTCAGATCGGAGAACAGCAGGATCGCGGCGGTCTCGGCGAGCGCCGCGGCGATGACACAGGCGCAGATGAGCACCAGCCAGCGCCGGTCGCCCCTGGTGAGCGGCCAGAACCGGCGGAACGCCTGCCGCGAGGGCAGCCACGGAGCGGCCCCCTCGCCGCCGGGTTCCCCGGGTTCGCCGCCGGGTTCGCCGGGTTCGCCGCCGGGTTCGCCGGGTTCGCCGCCGGGTTCGCCGTGCTCGCTGTCCCCCGCGTCGACAGGCAGGTACTCCTCGGGGAGCCGCGGGGCCGCCTTCGGCTGATGACGACCGTAAGGGCGCGGCCGCCCGGTGCGCCGATGCCGGCCGAGGCCGGTGGCCGGGTCGGACCCGAGCGTGCGGAGCTGCATGGTGGGCTGGTCTTCGTACGAGGTCACGGCGGTCACTCCCGCTCGGCTCCGGACATGGCCGAGGCGGGCCCGCGGCGCGATGCCGCGGACCCGCCTCCGGGGTGTGGGTCAGCCGCCGATGGGGCGACGGTGGGGCTTCTTCGGGCCCTTCTTCGGGTCCGGCTTCGGGGCGTGGTGCTTCTTCTTCGGCTCGGCCTTACGGGCGGGCTTGACCGGGACGATCTTGTGGAAGCTCATGATTCTGCCTCTCGGGATTCGGTGTTTCTTTTCCTTTGCCGGAGCCGTTCGGCTTCGACACGGAAGACATTAGGAGCGATATCCGTGAGGAAGATCGGGCTGAGCTGTGCGTTTACCAAGAACGGTTTCAAGGAATTCTCATGCCGGATGGGGAACCGCACTGCCTACGGTCCGGAGAGCGCGGCCCGGGGCGCGAGCCGGGCCGCGCGTACGGCGGGCCACAGGCCGGCGAGCGCGCCGATCGCCATGGTGGCGCCGACTCCGACGCCCAGTGCCCAGGGCGGGACGACCACCTGCCAGTTCTGGGAGAGCGCGTATCCCGCCGATGCTCCCGCGCCGAGGGCGGCGCCGCTGATGCCCCCGAGGGCGGAGAGCATGACCGACTCGGTGAGGAACTGGGTGCGGATCTGGCCACGGGTGGCGCCGAGCGCACGGCGCAGGCCGATCTCGCCACGCCGTTCGAGGACGGCGATGACCATGGTGTTGGCCACGCCGACACCACCGACCAGCAGGGCGATGGCGCCGATGCCGACGAGCAGGCTGGTGAAGGCCCGGTTGGCGGCCTGCTTGGCGCTCAGCGCGTCGGAGGGCCGGGAGACCGTGACCTCGTTGGGTGCCTCGGGGTTGACGGTGGCGGCGAGCACTCCGCGTACCTGGTCGACCTTGCTGTCGGCGGTGCGGGTGTAGATCATCGTGGGGCGGCCGTCGAAACCCAGGTGGGTCTTGGCCGCGTCCCAGCCGATGAGCGCCGCCGAGTCCAGCTCGGGGGCGAGCGGCGCCTTCTGGAGGATTCCGGTGACGGTGAACCACTGCTCCCCGAGCCAGATCTGGGCACCGGGGGTGGTGATGCCCAGGTTCTCGGCCGCGGTGGTGCCGAGGACGACGGCCGGGTAGCGGCTCTGGGCGCCGTTGAGCCACGTTCCGGCGGCCATGTGGAGCCCCACCGTCCTGGGCAGGTCGAGTCCGGCCCCGAGGACACCGATGCCTCTGCTGGCGGCCTTGGGAATGTGGTCGTTGCGGTAGACCTTGGCGCCCTTGACGCTGCCGGTGGCCGCGGCGTTCTCGACCGGGGCGATGTGTCCGACCATTTCGGCGGCGTTTTCGGGCAGTGGCGCGGGGTCGCCGACGAAGTCCTTTCCGGGCGTCACGGTGAGCATGTTCGTACCCACCGA is a window of Streptomyces violaceusniger Tu 4113 DNA encoding:
- a CDS encoding ABC transporter ATP-binding protein, which encodes MSGTSAPRRGPAPGAGPGRFMGGQPTERSLDFRGSGRRLLARLRPERGIALLVLALGTGSVALAVAGPKILGEATDLIFAGLIGRQLPDGAGKEQAVQWLRDRDQGTVADMVASMDVTPGQGIDFHAVGIVLLWATALYVVAALLGLVQARVATAIVQRAVFRLREDVEHKLARLPLSYFDKQSRGEVLSRATNDIDNIQQTLQQTLSQILASLLTIVGVLSMMFWISPLLALVALITVPVSVWVTTRIGKRAQPQFVAQWKTTGKLNAHIEEMYTGHSLVKVFGREKESAELFREQNDKLYAAGFKAQSISGLIQPSMMFIGNLNYVLVAVVGGLRVASGALSIGDVQAFVQYSRQFSQPLTQVASMANMVQSGVASAERVFELLDAPEQSAEPVDARRPEAVRGQVAFEDVSFRYQPETPLIDGLSLSVRPGQTVAIVGPTGAGKTTLVNLLMRFYEVSGGRITLDGVDIAEMSREELRSHIGMVLQDTWLFGGTIAENIAYGAQGATFEKIVEAATATYVDRFVRTLPDGYDSVIDEEGSNVSAGEKQLITIARAFLSEPSILVLDEATSSVDTRTEVLIQRAMASLRSGRTSFVIAHRLSTIRDADVILVMESGRIVEQGSHDALLAAGGAYARLYASQFAEPVAEAE
- a CDS encoding alpha/beta hydrolase — its product is MTGERRATLLTDDGVSIEALYEPSPAPGTEPSDHLVLVVGHGFTGALERPALRRVASAFRQRTAVITFSFRGHGRSGGRSTVGDREVLDLAAAVRWARRLGHRRVVTVGFSMGGSVVIRQAALYGKNEEMQPVHVAHDGERTGRSPGRTDPAAASTGGQAPGAPGEAADGAAPDAVVAVSAPARWYYRGTAPMRRVHWAITRPAGRLVSRYGLRTRIDPRGWAVDPLSPVAAAPLIAPTPLLIVHGDRDPYFPLDHPRMLASAADPSASELWIEPGFGHAETAASPALLDRIADWAAAHA
- a CDS encoding response regulator transcription factor — its product is MSSLLLLTNALQPSTEVLPALGLLLHSVRVAPAEGPALVDTPGADVILIDGRRDLPQVRSLCQLLRSTGPGCPLILVVTEGGLAAVTADWGVDDVLLDTAGPAEVEARLRLAMGRQQITTDDSPTEIRNGDLSVDEATYSAKLKGRVLDLTFKEFELLKYLAQHPGRVFTRAQLLQEVWGYDYFGGTRTVDVHVRRLRAKLGPEHESLIGTVRNVGYRFVAPEKVERAAEEARANAAARGAAPGDAARGEHPGEAPGSVARAAAARPANS
- a CDS encoding LacI family DNA-binding transcriptional regulator; this translates as MAKVTRDDVARLAGTSTAVVSYVINNGPRPVAPATRERVLAAIKELGYRPDRVAQAMASRRTDLIGLIVPDARQPFFAEMAHAVEQAAAERGKMVLVGNSDYLDEREVHYLRAFLGMRVSGLILISQGPSENAAAEIEAWDARVVLLHERPEAIDDVAVVLDDVGGAQLAVRHLLEHGHDYVACLGGTEITPTIGDPVTDHVEGWRRAMHEAGRPTEGRLFQAPYNRYDAYKVALDLLAGPDRPPAIFCATDDQAFGVLRAARELRIEVPQELAVAGFDDVKEAHLTDPPLTTVGSDRPAMARAAVDLVLDDGVRLASSRRERVKQFPSALVVRHSCGCV
- a CDS encoding S1C family serine protease, which codes for MTDSTRRSGADEPYPFSYGGGAGYPDPPGYEPQQAVTTPSGVTVWPSGGSGGGGGVGEEGGAFAGEGAHGGGGRRRARASRPVALIAAVAAVAALVGGGAAALVTNATQKSDTTVSTPVVNAKSTSSSGVSAVAAAVSPSIVEVSASGTSGQSTGSGVVITSGGEVITNNHVVSGADSIKVTFSDGSKKTATVVGTDSKKDLALIKVEGASGLKPAALGDSSKVTVGDQVVAIGSPEGLTGTVTSGIVSALDREVTVSTDQSQGQGQGGQGQGGQGQGGGGGQWPFEFGGGRYNGDVGESTTTYKALQTDASLNPGNSGGALINMSGQVIGINSAMYSAASGQSSSSAGSVGLGFSIPVNTVKSDLASLRSGGSDGNA
- a CDS encoding response regulator transcription factor — translated: MSPADHGDQPARILIVDDEPAVREALQRSLVFEGYATETAVDGLDALDKVGSYDPELIVLDVLMPRMDGLTAARRLRATGVTLPILMLTARDTVGDRVTGLDAGADDYLVKPFELDELLARLRALLRRSSYTGLQGAALPEGDVMAFGDLRMDLTTRDVTRGGRRVELTRTEFTLLEMFLAHPRQVLTREQILKAVWGFDFEPSSNSLDVYVMYLRRKTEAAGEPRLVHTVRGVGYVLRPAEGDPS